A region from the Bacillus thuringiensis genome encodes:
- a CDS encoding urease accessory protein UreE, with protein sequence MIIEKINNNVCNMNDFSNTTKHLDKISISSELLLKRVQKLYSESGFEIGVSLDSGETLKNGDILYEDENRIVYIEVLPEEVIVITPISIKEMGIIAHNLGNRHLPAQFDEGCMILANDYLVEDLLKKEGVPYQKENRVLPKPFKHASHKHI encoded by the coding sequence ATGATTATTGAAAAAATTAATAACAACGTATGTAATATGAATGATTTCTCAAATACAACAAAGCATCTTGATAAAATATCGATTTCTAGTGAGCTTTTACTGAAGAGGGTTCAGAAATTATATTCAGAATCTGGTTTTGAAATTGGGGTGTCTTTAGATAGTGGAGAAACATTAAAGAACGGTGATATTTTATATGAAGATGAAAATCGAATTGTATATATTGAAGTATTACCAGAAGAGGTGATTGTAATTACTCCAATATCAATAAAAGAAATGGGAATTATTGCTCATAACTTAGGAAATAGACATTTACCAGCACAATTCGATGAAGGGTGCATGATTTTGGCAAATGACTACTTAGTAGAAGATTTACTTAAAAAGGAAGGTGTTCCTTATCAAAAAGAAAATAGAGTATTACCAAAACCATTCAAGCATGCTTCACACAAACATATTTAA
- a CDS encoding urease accessory protein UreF: MLHTNIFNLLNLLQISDSNFPTGSFSHSFGLETFIQEGQVTSKAEFFKWVNRYIKVQLTYTDGLICKYTYEAIKTNEGEQITFLDDLITAQTLPFECRKANRMISKSTSKLLCELFSFVNLNIYKENIMGNKLQGHPSIVYGILGAELKMTIEETLLVFLYSSVGSIIQNGVRAIPLGQTDGQKLLQECHELICESIDRIQILSLEDFGLNDPEFEINQMQHEDVNVRVFMS, encoded by the coding sequence ATGCTTCACACAAACATATTTAACCTACTTAACCTACTCCAAATTAGTGATTCGAACTTCCCAACAGGAAGTTTTAGTCACTCTTTTGGATTAGAAACGTTTATTCAAGAGGGACAAGTTACAAGTAAAGCCGAATTTTTCAAATGGGTTAATCGATATATAAAAGTCCAATTAACATACACGGATGGCTTAATTTGCAAATATACTTACGAAGCAATTAAGACTAATGAGGGAGAACAAATTACATTTTTAGATGATTTAATAACAGCACAAACACTGCCTTTTGAATGTAGAAAAGCAAATAGAATGATTAGTAAAAGTACTTCTAAATTATTGTGTGAATTGTTCTCATTTGTAAATTTAAATATATATAAAGAAAATATTATGGGTAATAAATTACAAGGTCATCCGAGTATCGTATACGGAATATTAGGGGCGGAATTGAAAATGACAATAGAAGAAACGCTCTTAGTTTTCTTATACTCAAGTGTTGGAAGTATAATTCAAAACGGTGTGAGAGCCATTCCTCTTGGACAAACAGATGGTCAAAAATTATTACAAGAATGCCATGAATTAATCTGTGAATCTATTGATAGAATTCAAATACTTTCATTAGAGGATTTTGGATTGAATGATCCTGAATTCGAAATAAATCAAATGCAACATGAAGATGTAAATGTAAGGGTCTTCATGTCATAG
- the ureG gene encoding urease accessory protein UreG yields the protein MIKPIRIGIGGPVGAGKTMLVEKLTKHLNTDYEIAAITNDIYTKEDAKILLKTGVLPEDRIIGVETGGCPHTAIREDASMNFEAIEELMIRHSNLDIIFIESGGDNLAATFSPELVDFSIYIIDVAQGEKIPRKGGQGMIKSDVFVINKTDLAPYVGADLGVMEQDTKNYRHNKPYFFTNLKDEEGLQELINWMRQNIMLEGLKK from the coding sequence ATGATAAAGCCTATTAGAATTGGTATCGGTGGCCCAGTAGGTGCTGGGAAAACAATGTTAGTTGAAAAGTTAACAAAACATCTAAATACAGATTATGAAATTGCAGCAATTACAAACGATATTTATACGAAAGAAGATGCAAAGATTTTATTGAAAACAGGTGTTTTGCCAGAAGATAGAATTATTGGTGTAGAGACAGGAGGGTGTCCACATACAGCAATTCGAGAGGATGCTTCTATGAATTTTGAAGCAATTGAAGAGCTCATGATTAGACATAGTAATTTAGATATTATTTTTATTGAAAGTGGGGGTGATAATTTAGCTGCCACATTTAGTCCAGAGCTAGTGGATTTTTCAATTTATATTATTGATGTAGCACAAGGAGAAAAGATTCCTCGTAAAGGTGGACAAGGAATGATCAAATCTGATGTATTTGTAATTAATAAAACGGATTTGGCACCTTATGTAGGGGCTGATCTTGGAGTTATGGAGCAGGATACGAAAAATTACCGACATAATAAACCATACTTTTTTACAAATTTGAAGGATGAGGAAGGTTTACAAGAATTAATAAATTGGATGCGACAAAACATTATGTTAGAAGGATTGAAAAAATGA
- a CDS encoding urease accessory protein UreD, translating to MKSPTGVLNIDVMEKRHKTVPIKVYHKDALKVTQPIYLDEYGRAYYYIMNSGGGYLKGDFYSININVGKDAKTYITSQSATKVYKTPNSYALQELNVYIGENAVMEYLPDPLIMYKDAAYKQKANIYMQNNSTLILCDSVTPGWSPNMEKFTYQYFDSLTKIYMENKLVVYDHLLLNPFKESLDQMGILNQYSHYGTFIVINENITNDLIAALKTSLSNTNNMKIGISSTPCKGFVIRILSHNTEDIESIFFQCHRFVRENCLHEELTSYRKY from the coding sequence ATGAAATCCCCAACAGGTGTGTTAAATATTGATGTGATGGAAAAGAGACATAAAACGGTACCTATTAAGGTTTATCATAAAGATGCCTTAAAAGTAACGCAGCCAATATATTTGGACGAGTATGGTAGAGCATATTACTATATTATGAATTCTGGTGGAGGCTATTTAAAAGGAGATTTCTATTCTATAAATATTAATGTTGGTAAAGATGCGAAAACATATATAACAAGCCAATCGGCAACTAAAGTTTACAAGACTCCAAATAGTTATGCTTTGCAAGAATTGAATGTTTATATTGGTGAGAATGCTGTTATGGAATATCTACCAGACCCGTTAATTATGTACAAGGATGCAGCATATAAGCAAAAAGCAAATATATATATGCAAAATAATTCTACATTGATTTTATGCGATTCAGTTACGCCTGGTTGGTCGCCAAATATGGAGAAATTCACATACCAATATTTTGATTCGTTAACAAAAATATATATGGAAAATAAACTTGTAGTATACGATCATCTATTGTTAAACCCTTTCAAAGAGTCGTTAGATCAAATGGGAATATTAAATCAATATTCCCATTATGGTACTTTCATAGTTATTAATGAGAACATTACAAATGATTTAATTGCAGCATTGAAAACATCACTATCTAACACTAACAATATGAAAATTGGAATATCTTCTACACCATGTAAAGGCTTTGTCATACGCATACTTAGTCATAATACAGAGGATATCGAGTCTATATTTTTTCAGTGTCATCGTTTTGTTAGAGAGAATTGTCTACATGAAGAATTAACATCCTATCGAAAATATTAA
- a CDS encoding AmiS/UreI family transporter, whose product MTNVGLLFVGAVLFMNSLAAFKLIDSKSVGYFNLFVGALQTLTPLYLLFTGSQSDEWTILSNGTIFLFGFTYLYVGLTNILKLDSSGVGYYSLWVAIIATVMGIANQLHESGSLQSTIIWFFWAFLWFLFFLQDGLKKKIHIYVGIVCFIESWITATIPALLTLTNHTGMLNDFLIILVTIITIVVFIMALFFFKSIQSKVERVSNYVEK is encoded by the coding sequence ATGACTAATGTGGGATTATTGTTTGTCGGTGCAGTTCTATTTATGAATTCACTAGCAGCTTTTAAACTCATTGATAGCAAAAGTGTAGGATACTTTAATTTATTTGTAGGGGCATTACAAACTTTGACACCATTATATTTATTATTTACAGGAAGTCAATCCGATGAGTGGACTATCCTATCTAATGGAACTATTTTTTTATTTGGTTTTACTTATTTATATGTTGGTCTTACGAATATATTAAAACTTGATTCTTCAGGTGTAGGTTACTATTCTCTTTGGGTTGCTATTATTGCAACGGTTATGGGAATAGCGAATCAATTACATGAGAGTGGAAGTCTACAAAGTACAATAATTTGGTTCTTTTGGGCGTTCCTTTGGTTTTTATTTTTCTTGCAAGATGGGTTGAAAAAGAAGATTCATATTTATGTAGGGATTGTTTGCTTCATTGAATCTTGGATTACTGCAACGATACCAGCCCTGTTAACACTTACAAATCATACAGGCATGTTAAATGATTTTTTAATTATTTTAGTGACTATTATAACGATTGTAGTTTTTATTATGGCACTTTTCTTTTTCAAGAGTATTCAATCTAAAGTAGAAAGGGTTAGTAACTATGTGGAAAAGTGA
- a CDS encoding HoxN/HupN/NixA family nickel/cobalt transporter has protein sequence MWKSELKKATNFFVIIIFLHVLGILLLLPALYKGNSIIGMAIIAYSLGLRHAFDSDHIVAIDNTVRKLIEKGKNSQGVGFYFSLGHSTVVFVMIVLIALIGKTAKHGMESFSTIGGIIGTIVSSTFLIIIGLTNLLYLIKVLRSKEDKQPENLGFIYRFTQRLFTFIDSQKQLYIIGFLFGLGFDTASEIGLIALSTVTATSQSIPLVSIFAFPILFAAGMSLMDTLDSTFMNTNYKWAMENSRIRNSYNVLITLISVITAFLIGGYQLLSLLIESYNLQGPFWNLIQVVNFDYLGICLVVFFIISLIVFAVWNRNAFKEPLTKSIEK, from the coding sequence ATGTGGAAAAGTGAACTGAAAAAAGCAACTAATTTTTTTGTTATTATTATATTTCTTCATGTGCTTGGAATTCTCTTATTATTACCTGCACTGTATAAAGGCAATAGCATAATTGGAATGGCTATTATTGCATATTCTTTAGGATTGCGTCATGCGTTTGATAGTGATCATATTGTCGCAATTGATAATACTGTTCGGAAATTAATTGAAAAAGGTAAAAACTCACAGGGGGTGGGGTTTTACTTCTCATTAGGACACTCTACTGTAGTATTTGTGATGATCGTATTAATTGCTTTAATTGGAAAAACAGCAAAACATGGAATGGAGAGTTTTTCTACTATAGGCGGTATTATCGGAACAATTGTTTCTAGTACATTTCTTATTATTATCGGTCTTACCAATCTGTTGTATCTTATTAAAGTGTTACGAAGCAAAGAGGATAAGCAGCCAGAGAACTTAGGATTTATATACCGTTTCACGCAACGCTTATTTACGTTTATTGATAGTCAAAAGCAATTGTATATAATCGGTTTTTTATTTGGTCTTGGCTTTGATACAGCAAGTGAAATCGGATTAATTGCTCTTTCTACAGTAACTGCAACAAGTCAATCTATCCCGCTTGTAAGTATATTTGCTTTTCCGATTTTGTTTGCTGCAGGAATGTCGTTGATGGATACATTAGATAGTACATTCATGAATACGAATTATAAGTGGGCAATGGAAAATAGTCGAATTAGAAATTCATATAACGTATTAATTACCTTAATATCTGTTATAACGGCTTTTTTAATAGGGGGTTATCAACTATTATCTTTACTTATTGAAAGCTATAATTTACAGGGACCGTTTTGGAATCTCATTCAGGTAGTTAATTTTGATTATTTGGGTATATGTCTTGTTGTATTCTTTATTATTTCTCTTATTGTTTTTGCTGTATGGAATAGAAATGCATTTAAAGAACCACTTACAAAGAGTATAGAGAAATAA
- a CDS encoding phage terminase large subunit family protein, with amino-acid sequence MQGYWECTHCGEGKQFRFYDVDHHPDFLAMCPGCKKDFIAVDDTDYDE; translated from the coding sequence ATGCAAGGATATTGGGAATGTACTCACTGCGGAGAAGGGAAACAGTTCCGATTTTATGACGTTGATCATCATCCAGATTTTTTAGCTATGTGTCCTGGATGTAAGAAAGATTTTATTGCAGTAGATGATACGGATTATGATGAGTAA
- a CDS encoding DUF4879 domain-containing protein encodes MSSLAITAFVGLGMATEASAGPAAPLTSLNVVQVESEQDGVETINPNSFSTTRDHGGKYLYITTKEMGYGQNLFAKMNGFNVKNIGSTIIGGKPIVGWYYKWDASGHQQGTFEYKKTSINAPFNTM; translated from the coding sequence ATTTCATCTTTGGCAATTACTGCGTTTGTCGGTTTAGGAATGGCAACAGAAGCTTCTGCTGGACCTGCAGCACCACTTACTTCACTAAATGTCGTACAAGTAGAGTCTGAGCAGGACGGAGTAGAAACTATTAATCCAAACAGTTTTAGCACAACACGTGACCACGGGGGAAAATACTTATATATTACTACGAAGGAAATGGGATATGGTCAAAATCTATTTGCGAAAATGAATGGTTTTAATGTGAAAAATATTGGTTCTACTATAATTGGTGGAAAGCCAATCGTTGGTTGGTATTATAAGTGGGATGCTTCTGGGCATCAGCAAGGAACATTTGAATACAAAAAAACATCTATTAACGCTCCATTTAATACGATGTGA
- a CDS encoding SDR family NAD(P)-dependent oxidoreductase: protein MEVAIVTGAGSGIGRATAIELVLQGYRVYALDKNEKLIVNNGNDNNIIPIICDVLNEKDISSFFSYFSSQEKHLDLLFNGVGAMKLGGVLDTSEEDWDFGFHINLKSALVFSKRASNFLLKSKNPSIINISSVLGETYEEKSAIYTVMKSALVTLTKCLAKELAPKKIRVNAISPGPIQTSFVRSFCQDTKKIPGASKLVMKLAQTPIGRTGKAEEVAKLVAYLASPKASFITGSCISIDGGWSL, encoded by the coding sequence ATGGAGGTCGCTATAGTTACTGGTGCAGGATCAGGAATTGGAAGAGCAACTGCTATCGAATTAGTATTACAAGGTTATCGAGTTTATGCATTAGATAAGAACGAAAAGTTAATTGTAAATAATGGGAATGATAATAATATCATTCCCATTATATGTGATGTTTTAAATGAGAAAGATATTAGTAGTTTTTTTTCTTACTTCTCTTCCCAGGAAAAACATTTAGACCTTTTGTTTAATGGAGTAGGTGCTATGAAGTTAGGTGGGGTTCTCGATACTTCAGAAGAAGACTGGGATTTTGGATTTCATATAAATCTTAAATCCGCGTTAGTGTTTAGTAAAAGAGCGAGTAATTTTCTACTTAAATCTAAGAATCCAAGTATAATCAATATTTCCTCTGTACTCGGAGAAACTTATGAAGAGAAGTCAGCAATTTATACGGTAATGAAATCTGCTCTTGTTACATTAACTAAATGTCTAGCAAAGGAATTAGCACCTAAAAAAATTAGAGTTAATGCAATATCTCCAGGACCTATTCAAACTTCTTTTGTGCGTTCATTTTGTCAGGATACAAAGAAAATTCCTGGTGCCTCAAAATTAGTGATGAAATTAGCTCAAACCCCTATTGGAAGAACAGGTAAAGCAGAAGAAGTCGCAAAATTGGTCGCCTATTTAGCGTCACCTAAGGCTTCTTTTATAACGGGTTCCTGTATTTCAATAGATGGTGGTTGGTCCCTATAA
- a CDS encoding acyl-CoA thioesterase, translating to MKWLETKVRVRWSEVDSQNHVYYGNYFLYFDLGREYVAEKVDLEYLTDEFDVITLETTAKYRQPAKYGDELIIRTRMKHPSSAAMSSTLGFTFQFEYQILKSQGKLLIAEGTSRHALQDKKTHKLYVRFSQEKKDKFLSVFEIYK from the coding sequence ATGAAATGGCTTGAAACAAAAGTAAGAGTAAGATGGTCAGAAGTGGACTCTCAAAATCATGTATATTACGGGAATTACTTTCTTTATTTTGATTTAGGAAGAGAATATGTCGCTGAAAAGGTAGATTTAGAATACTTGACAGATGAATTTGATGTAATAACTTTAGAAACCACTGCAAAATATCGTCAGCCCGCTAAGTATGGAGATGAACTTATTATTCGAACTCGAATGAAACATCCCTCTTCAGCTGCAATGTCTTCTACTTTGGGTTTTACATTTCAGTTTGAATACCAGATTTTAAAATCACAGGGAAAATTGTTAATAGCTGAAGGAACAAGTCGTCATGCTTTACAAGATAAAAAAACTCATAAATTATATGTTAGATTTTCACAGGAAAAAAAGGATAAGTTTTTGAGTGTTTTCGAGATTTACAAATGA
- a CDS encoding holo-ACP synthase, giving the protein MIRVGIDLVDIERFKLAVSRSGEPFISRILTTDEIEQYDSHQWAILFSAKESVAKIIKQLPKGFCFKDIQVDILPNNELLVTLRDPLYERVDLPTNSIMGSYKEFKDCIVTHLIL; this is encoded by the coding sequence ATGATTAGGGTTGGGATTGACTTAGTTGATATTGAAAGATTTAAGTTAGCCGTATCAAGAAGTGGAGAACCTTTTATTTCTCGTATCTTGACTACTGATGAGATAGAACAATATGATTCACATCAGTGGGCAATTTTATTTTCCGCTAAAGAATCAGTTGCCAAAATAATTAAACAACTACCGAAGGGTTTTTGTTTTAAAGACATTCAAGTAGATATATTGCCCAACAATGAACTCTTAGTTACGCTAAGAGACCCTTTGTATGAAAGGGTTGATCTACCTACTAATTCTATTATGGGATCGTATAAAGAATTCAAGGACTGTATTGTTACTCATTTAATCTTATAG